In a single window of the Geotrypetes seraphini chromosome 11, aGeoSer1.1, whole genome shotgun sequence genome:
- the LOC117368848 gene encoding chemokine-like receptor 1, with amino-acid sequence MTENSSYTLISGTSTANTSDYHYYYYYVDEFEENKQNPTITKSLHIMSMVFYSVAFLLGVMGNGLVIWITLFKMKMTVNTVWFLNLAIADFIFTFFLPLNIVYTALDFHWPFGTSLCKLNSFVAFLNMFASVFILMVISIDRCISVVFPVWSHNHRNTRLASIIVVVLWFCALVMSIPYAVFRDTRTNLKNKNIINCLYNFSLSNTSTDIIETRFRIMIIVRFVLGFLIPFVVIVACYIIITLKLLKNQLINSSRPFKIFIAVIISFFLCWLPYHIFSFLELASISAAPHLKQVVNYGSPLTSSLAFLNSCVNPILYVFIGKDFKKKLRTSILAVFENAFSEEHTQTTLQGKSHTSSTDCHAV; translated from the coding sequence ATGACGGAAAACTCCTCCTATACACTCATATCTGGAACGTCAACTGCCAATACAAGTgactatcattattattattattatgttgatgaatttgaagaaaataaacagAACCCAACTATCACAAAGTCCTTGCATATTATGTCCATGGTGTTCTACAGTGTTGCCTTCCTCTTGGGGGTGATGGGGAATGGCCTGGTCATCTGGATCACCCTTTTCAAAATGAAAATGACAGTGAACACCGTGTGGTTCTTGAACTTAGCCATTGCTGATTTCATCTtcaccttcttcctcccccttaaCATTGTTTATACTGCGCTGGACTTCCACTGGCCCTTTGGGACGTCCTTGTGCAAACTAAACAGCTTTGTGGCCTTCCTCAACATGTTTGCCAGTGTCTTCATCCTTATGGTCATCAGCATTGATCGTTGCATATCAGTTGTTTTTCCTGTGTGGTCCCATAATCATAGAAATACTAGGTTAGCCTCAATAATTGTTGTGGTGCTTTGGTTCTGTGCCCTTGTCATGAGCATTCCCTATGCTGTTTTCCGTGACACGCGCACAAatttgaaaaacaaaaatatcATTAATTGCCTTTATAACTTTTCCTTGTCCAATACATCTACTGACATCATAGAAACAAGATTCAGAATCATGATTATCGTTAGATTTGTTCTTGGTTTTCTTATTCCCTTTGTGGTCATTGTTGCTTGTTACATAATTATTACTTTGAAGTTACTGAAAAATCAACTGATTAATTCCAGCAGGCCTTTCAAAATCTTTATAGCTGTCATTATATCATTTTTCCTCTGTTGGTTACCTTACCATATTTTTTCTTTCCTGGAATTGGCAAGTATATCTGCAGCTCCTCACTTAAAGCAGGTAGTCAACTATGGGTCCCCTTTAACATCCAGTTTAGCCTTTCTCAACAGTTGTGTCAATCCCATCCTCTATGTTTTCATTGGCAAGGACTTCAAGAAGAAACTTAGGACATCCATTCTGGCGGTGTTCGAGAATGCTTTCAGTGAAGAACATACACAGACCACTCTCCAGGGCAAGTCCCATACCTCCAGCACCGACTGCCATGCTGTATGA